A stretch of Paenibacillus mucilaginosus 3016 DNA encodes these proteins:
- a CDS encoding DUF4097 family beta strand repeat-containing protein: protein MHKAGRYTAALLLIGVGTAVIADKTTGTSWTPQLAEWWPVLFITLGLEYILYNRKGAEQPIRLDVGGLIFSVLLSAVVIAGTQSPELFRNWTGFRLAESFGQGTGTNKMDKETVRIPLQAELETLRIENRLGSVKLEQGSAGSQVEATLSVHLKESDEEARQIAEASRLEYHAADKVLVLKTIGEEEGGLVWLQNKPRLDLTVTVPADHPLNVELALENGSIEAEELPLRQWMRGETTNGSVTLTSLKGDLQLKTSNGRMEAGNTQGNLNLQSTNGRIDVKGHSGNAVLRTTNGKLSAESITGSLEAATTNGTITVEGVTQGFMARTTNGTVEASSPEVGGNWEVRTSNGKVELEFPAQGDYRVESEGRHSRVESELPLTVQEDMVQGSIGTGKHTVRIETDGSVTLKEAH from the coding sequence ATGCACAAGGCCGGCCGTTATACGGCAGCGCTGCTGCTCATTGGCGTAGGAACGGCTGTTATTGCCGACAAAACGACGGGAACCTCGTGGACCCCGCAGCTGGCCGAGTGGTGGCCTGTCCTGTTCATCACCCTGGGGCTCGAATATATCCTGTACAACCGGAAGGGAGCGGAGCAGCCGATCCGTCTGGATGTGGGAGGATTGATCTTCTCTGTCCTTCTTTCCGCTGTCGTTATTGCGGGTACGCAGTCTCCGGAGCTCTTCCGGAATTGGACCGGTTTCCGGCTGGCCGAATCGTTCGGGCAGGGTACGGGAACGAATAAGATGGATAAAGAGACGGTTCGCATTCCGCTGCAGGCGGAGCTGGAGACTCTTCGGATCGAAAACCGGCTGGGGAGCGTCAAGCTCGAGCAGGGCAGTGCGGGCAGCCAAGTGGAAGCGACCCTTTCGGTTCATCTGAAGGAGAGCGATGAAGAAGCCCGGCAGATCGCCGAGGCGTCCCGTCTCGAGTATCACGCCGCGGACAAAGTGCTCGTCCTCAAGACCATCGGAGAGGAGGAGGGCGGTCTGGTGTGGCTTCAGAACAAGCCGCGGCTCGACCTGACCGTGACGGTACCGGCGGATCACCCTCTGAATGTCGAGCTGGCCCTTGAGAACGGCAGCATCGAAGCCGAAGAACTGCCGCTCCGGCAGTGGATGCGGGGGGAGACGACCAACGGTTCGGTTACACTCACATCCTTGAAGGGGGATCTTCAGCTGAAGACGTCGAACGGCAGGATGGAGGCCGGGAATACCCAGGGGAACCTGAATCTTCAGAGCACCAATGGACGGATTGACGTGAAGGGGCACAGCGGGAATGCGGTTCTGCGTACAACCAACGGCAAGCTCAGCGCCGAATCGATAACGGGGAGTCTGGAAGCGGCAACGACGAACGGGACCATTACGGTGGAGGGGGTAACCCAGGGATTCATGGCCCGTACGACAAATGGTACGGTCGAGGCCTCTTCACCAGAAGTAGGAGGGAACTGGGAGGTCCGTACCAGCAACGGAAAAGTGGAACTGGAATTCCCGGCGCAGGGGGACTACCGGGTGGAGAGCGAGGGACGGCATAGCAGGGTCGAAAGCGAGCTTCCGTTAACGGTACAGGAGGATATGGTTCAAGGCAGCATTGGAACAGGCAAGCACACGGTTCGGATCGAAACCGATGGCTCGGTCACCCTGAAAGAGGCTCATTGA
- a CDS encoding MgtC/SapB family protein — protein sequence MYDPWSIDYLHIALRLILSVILGGIIGFEREQSSHAAGLRTHILVCLGSTLVMLLSMYGFSDFAKLDNVRLDPARLAAQVISGIGFLGAGTILYTGKTITGLTTAASLWVVAAIGLANGAGFYFAAALACLLSLISLFVLNQVEKKYFRAKKLRHFKLVALDRPSLIGQISGVLGKEGNTIQKLSVEEVSTEEEEQLLIHFTVRLSKDAKIADTVEDLKHLSGVRSVSCD from the coding sequence ATGTACGATCCCTGGTCTATCGATTATCTTCATATCGCCCTGCGGCTAATTTTGTCGGTCATTCTTGGCGGGATCATCGGTTTCGAGAGGGAACAGAGCAGTCATGCGGCAGGGCTTCGGACCCACATTCTCGTCTGCCTCGGCTCTACGCTCGTCATGCTTCTTTCCATGTACGGCTTCTCCGATTTCGCCAAGCTGGATAATGTCCGGCTTGATCCGGCCCGTTTGGCTGCACAGGTCATCAGCGGCATCGGCTTCCTGGGGGCGGGCACCATCCTGTATACGGGGAAGACGATTACCGGACTGACGACCGCGGCCTCGCTCTGGGTAGTGGCGGCGATCGGACTTGCGAACGGCGCGGGGTTCTATTTTGCAGCGGCTCTGGCGTGCCTTCTTTCATTGATCAGCCTGTTTGTGCTCAATCAGGTGGAGAAGAAGTATTTCCGTGCGAAGAAGCTCCGCCACTTCAAGCTGGTGGCTTTGGACCGACCCAGCCTCATCGGTCAGATTTCCGGGGTGCTAGGCAAGGAGGGGAACACCATCCAGAAGCTTTCCGTGGAGGAAGTCTCGACTGAGGAAGAGGAGCAGCTCCTGATCCATTTCACCGTCCGGCTCAGCAAGGATGCGAAGATCGCCGATACGGTCGAGGATCTGAAGCATTTATCCGGTGTCAGATCGGTGTCCTGCGATTGA
- the gatB gene encoding Asp-tRNA(Asn)/Glu-tRNA(Gln) amidotransferase subunit GatB → MTAATDKKYETVIGLEVHVELHTQSKIFCGCSTAFGAPANTHTCPVCLGHPGVLPVLNKQAVEYAMKAAMALNCQVATESKFDRKNYFYPDSPKAYQISQYDKPVGEHGWIDIEVNGETKRIGITRVHLEEDAGKLTHVDGGYASLVDFNRVGTPLIEIVSEPDLRSPEEARAYLEKIRAIMQYCDVSDVKMEEGSLRCDANISLRPYGQEKFGTKAELKNMNSFRGVQRGLEYEEWRQADVLENGGEVVQETRRWDEAQGKTLSMRGKEQAHDYRYFPDPDLVALHISDEWKDRVRASIPELPDARKKRYVGEYNLPSYDAEVITSQMKLADFFEESLKYTQDAKAMSNWIMGELLGYLNANGLELEDVKITGKGLGEMIGLIEKGTISSKIAKTVFKAMLESGKDPQVIVEEQGLVQISDEGAIAAIVDTIIANNPQSVADYKAGKEKAVGFLVGQAMKETKGKANPGMLNKLILEKLNGA, encoded by the coding sequence GTGACAGCAGCAACCGACAAGAAGTATGAAACGGTCATCGGACTCGAGGTGCACGTCGAACTGCATACGCAGTCCAAAATTTTCTGCGGCTGCTCCACCGCATTCGGGGCCCCGGCGAACACGCATACGTGTCCCGTCTGTCTCGGTCACCCGGGCGTGCTTCCCGTCCTGAACAAACAGGCGGTGGAGTATGCGATGAAGGCGGCCATGGCGCTGAACTGCCAGGTGGCAACGGAGAGCAAGTTTGACCGCAAAAACTATTTTTACCCGGATTCCCCGAAGGCTTATCAGATCTCGCAGTACGACAAGCCGGTCGGCGAGCACGGCTGGATCGACATCGAAGTGAACGGCGAGACGAAGCGCATCGGCATCACCCGCGTCCATCTCGAGGAAGACGCCGGCAAGCTGACGCACGTGGACGGCGGCTATGCGTCCCTCGTGGACTTCAACCGCGTCGGCACCCCGCTCATCGAGATCGTCTCGGAGCCGGATCTGCGTTCGCCGGAGGAAGCCCGCGCGTATCTCGAGAAGATCCGTGCGATCATGCAGTACTGCGACGTGTCGGACGTGAAGATGGAAGAGGGCTCGCTGCGCTGCGACGCGAACATTTCCCTGCGTCCTTACGGGCAGGAGAAGTTCGGCACGAAGGCCGAGCTCAAGAACATGAACTCGTTCCGCGGCGTACAGCGCGGTCTGGAGTATGAAGAGTGGCGCCAGGCGGATGTGCTGGAGAACGGCGGCGAAGTGGTGCAGGAGACGCGCCGCTGGGATGAAGCCCAGGGCAAGACGCTCAGCATGCGCGGCAAGGAGCAGGCGCATGACTACCGCTATTTCCCGGATCCGGATCTTGTGGCGCTGCATATCAGCGACGAGTGGAAGGACCGCGTGCGCGCCTCGATTCCGGAGCTGCCGGATGCCCGCAAGAAGCGCTATGTCGGCGAGTACAATCTGCCGAGCTACGATGCGGAGGTCATTACCTCGCAGATGAAGCTGGCGGACTTCTTCGAGGAGAGTCTGAAGTATACGCAGGACGCCAAGGCCATGTCGAACTGGATTATGGGCGAACTGCTCGGCTATCTGAATGCGAACGGGCTGGAGCTCGAAGACGTGAAGATCACGGGCAAGGGCCTCGGTGAGATGATCGGCCTGATCGAGAAGGGCACGATCTCGAGCAAGATCGCGAAGACGGTGTTCAAAGCGATGCTGGAGTCGGGCAAGGATCCTCAGGTGATCGTCGAAGAGCAGGGGCTCGTGCAGATCAGCGACGAAGGCGCCATCGCGGCTATCGTCGATACGATCATTGCGAACAACCCGCAGTCGGTTGCCGACTATAAGGCGGGCAAGGAGAAGGCCGTTGGCTTCCTGGTCGGACAAGCGATGAAGGAAACCAAAGGCAAGGCCAACCCGGGTATGCTCAATAAGCTGATTCTGGAGAAGCTGAACGGAGCATAA
- a CDS encoding Fur family transcriptional regulator, with amino-acid sequence MNTMNHRLEEALNTLKNMGVRMTPQRHAILSFLLSTMGHPTADEIYKALSPRFPSMSVATVYNNLKVFIEAKLVREMTYGDQSSRFDADLSDHYHCLCEQCGKLVDFAYEPLHELEQVAGEKTGFHVKSHRVELYGVCADCAQAGSANV; translated from the coding sequence ATGAACACCATGAACCATCGATTGGAAGAAGCGCTGAATACCCTTAAGAATATGGGCGTCCGTATGACTCCGCAGAGACACGCCATTTTGTCCTTCCTGCTCAGTACGATGGGGCATCCGACGGCGGATGAGATCTATAAGGCTCTGTCACCCCGTTTTCCCAGCATGAGTGTGGCTACGGTTTATAATAATCTCAAAGTTTTTATAGAAGCCAAGCTTGTCCGTGAGATGACGTACGGAGATCAGTCCAGCCGTTTTGATGCGGACCTCTCGGACCATTATCACTGTCTGTGCGAGCAGTGCGGCAAATTGGTTGATTTTGCTTATGAGCCGCTGCATGAGCTGGAACAGGTTGCCGGAGAGAAGACGGGATTTCACGTGAAGAGTCACCGGGTCGAGCTGTACGGCGTTTGTGCGGATTGTGCGCAGGCGGGCAGTGCGAACGTGTGA
- a CDS encoding RNA polymerase sigma factor, whose protein sequence is MEDMTDEQLVDLVRQHDEDAYRILMERHKDYIYTLIYRMVEHRETAEDLTQEVFIKLYRNLDRFRGDSQLKTWLYRLTVNLVTDYRRSRQRRPVEAILDKVKGWFGDRREEPEARLLQSEDRETVQSLLAGLPDKYKLILYLYHYKQLSYQEISEVTGLGLKTVETRLYRGKSLLKEKWLEVRGHEHHASKRTRSATLPE, encoded by the coding sequence ATGGAAGACATGACGGATGAACAGCTGGTCGACCTGGTCCGTCAGCACGATGAAGATGCGTATCGGATACTCATGGAGCGTCATAAGGATTACATCTATACGCTGATCTATCGTATGGTCGAACATCGGGAAACCGCCGAGGATTTGACGCAGGAAGTGTTTATCAAGCTGTATCGGAATCTGGACCGGTTCCGCGGCGACTCGCAGCTGAAGACCTGGCTTTACCGGCTGACGGTCAATCTCGTGACTGACTACCGGCGATCCAGGCAGCGCCGGCCCGTTGAAGCGATTCTGGATAAAGTGAAGGGCTGGTTCGGAGACCGGAGGGAAGAGCCGGAGGCCCGTCTTCTCCAGTCGGAGGACCGGGAGACCGTTCAGAGCCTGCTGGCCGGACTGCCCGACAAGTATAAACTGATTCTGTATTTGTATCATTACAAGCAGCTGTCCTATCAGGAAATCTCGGAAGTGACAGGCCTGGGTCTCAAGACGGTGGAGACCCGGCTGTACCGCGGCAAATCGCTGCTCAAGGAAAAATGGCTGGAGGTGCGGGGTCATGAACATCATGCATCCAAACGAACAAGATCTGCAACGTTACCTGAATAA
- a CDS encoding GNAT family N-acetyltransferase — MIRNIDLNKMSEVLPLLELQQTAYRLEAELMGMEDAPPLLDSPLTLKDSGESFFGYYEGEQLVGAGACKQCRKEFFICRMMVHPDFFRRGIASRLLQHMETFAPPGMPIRVATGTRNEPAVKLYEKHGYVPHKVHVVAPGVTLMQFQK, encoded by the coding sequence ATGATACGAAACATCGACCTGAACAAGATGTCGGAGGTGCTGCCGCTGTTGGAGCTCCAGCAGACGGCCTACCGCCTGGAAGCGGAACTGATGGGCATGGAGGATGCGCCTCCGCTGCTGGATTCCCCTTTGACCCTGAAGGACTCCGGGGAATCCTTCTTCGGATATTACGAGGGGGAGCAGCTTGTGGGAGCGGGCGCCTGCAAGCAGTGCCGCAAAGAGTTTTTCATCTGCCGCATGATGGTGCATCCCGATTTTTTCCGGCGGGGGATCGCTTCCCGGCTGCTGCAGCATATGGAGACGTTCGCTCCGCCGGGCATGCCCATACGCGTAGCCACCGGGACCAGGAACGAGCCGGCCGTCAAGCTCTACGAGAAGCATGGCTACGTGCCCCACAAGGTGCACGTAGTCGCCCCCGGCGTTACCCTGATGCAGTTCCAGAAATGA
- the gatA gene encoding Asp-tRNA(Asn)/Glu-tRNA(Gln) amidotransferase subunit GatA, translated as MSLLTLRLQEIHNKLHAKEITVSDLVDESYKRIAAVDGQVRAFLTLDEENARAAARTLDGQASGGTRGLLFGLPIGIKDNIVTEGVTTTCASQFLKNYNPIYDATVVRKLKAAEAVSVGKLNMDEFAMGGSNENSSFHATTNPWNAEYVPGGSSGGSAAAVAAGEVFFSLGSDTGGSIRQPAAYCGIVGMKPTYGLVSRFGLVAFASSLDQIGPLTKNVEDSAYLLQAIAGHDPQDSTSLNTEIPDYVSALTGDVTGLRVAVPKEYLGEGIDPKVKDAVLSALKVLEGLGAVVEEVSLPHSEYAVATYYLLASSEASSNLARFDGVRYGVRAENPKNLIDMYTKSRSEGFGDEVKRRIMLGTYALSSGYYDAYYLKAQKVRTLIKRDFDQVFEKYDVVIGPTAPTPAFKLGSQVDDPLTMYLNDILTIPVNLAGIPAISVPCGFADGLPVGLQIIGKALDESTVLRVAHAFEQNTDFHKQRPSL; from the coding sequence TTGTCTTTGTTAACATTACGTTTGCAGGAAATACATAACAAGCTTCATGCCAAGGAAATTACGGTCTCGGACCTGGTGGACGAGTCCTATAAGCGGATCGCCGCGGTGGATGGCCAGGTACGCGCATTCCTTACACTGGATGAGGAGAATGCCCGCGCGGCGGCGAGAACGCTGGACGGACAAGCATCGGGCGGAACCCGGGGGCTGCTTTTCGGGCTGCCGATCGGGATCAAGGATAACATCGTTACCGAAGGCGTTACGACGACTTGTGCCAGCCAATTTCTCAAGAATTACAACCCCATTTACGACGCGACGGTGGTCCGCAAGCTGAAGGCCGCCGAGGCGGTATCGGTAGGCAAGCTCAACATGGACGAGTTCGCGATGGGCGGCTCGAACGAGAACTCGAGCTTCCACGCGACCACGAACCCGTGGAACGCCGAGTATGTGCCGGGCGGCTCTAGCGGCGGTTCGGCCGCGGCGGTGGCGGCAGGCGAAGTGTTCTTCTCTCTGGGCTCCGACACGGGCGGCTCCATCCGCCAGCCGGCCGCTTACTGCGGCATTGTCGGCATGAAGCCGACCTACGGCCTTGTGTCCCGCTTCGGTCTCGTGGCATTCGCGTCCTCGCTGGACCAGATCGGCCCGCTGACCAAGAACGTTGAAGACAGCGCGTATCTGCTTCAGGCGATCGCAGGTCACGACCCGCAGGATTCGACCTCGCTGAATACGGAGATTCCGGACTACGTGAGCGCACTTACGGGTGATGTGACGGGGCTGCGTGTAGCCGTACCGAAGGAATACCTTGGCGAAGGCATCGATCCGAAGGTGAAGGATGCCGTACTTTCGGCACTCAAGGTGCTCGAAGGCCTTGGGGCGGTGGTGGAGGAAGTCTCCCTGCCGCATTCCGAATATGCGGTAGCCACTTATTATCTGCTCGCTTCCTCGGAAGCTTCTTCGAACCTCGCCCGCTTTGACGGGGTGCGCTACGGCGTGCGTGCGGAGAACCCGAAGAACCTCATTGATATGTACACGAAGTCCCGAAGCGAAGGCTTCGGCGATGAAGTCAAGCGCCGGATCATGCTCGGCACTTATGCCCTGTCCTCCGGCTACTATGATGCTTACTACCTTAAGGCTCAGAAGGTACGCACGCTGATCAAGCGCGACTTCGATCAGGTGTTCGAGAAGTACGATGTGGTGATCGGCCCGACGGCTCCGACGCCTGCGTTCAAGCTCGGCTCCCAGGTGGACGATCCGCTGACGATGTACCTCAACGATATTCTGACGATTCCGGTGAACCTGGCCGGCATCCCGGCGATTTCGGTGCCTTGCGGCTTTGCGGACGGTCTGCCGGTCGGCCTGCAGATCATCGGCAAAGCGCTGGACGAGTCCACGGTCCTCCGTGTGGCCCACGCGTTCGAGCAGAACACCGACTTCCACAAGCAGCGCCCGTCGCTGTAA
- a CDS encoding anti-sigma factor family protein: MNIMHPNEQDLQRYLNNHMTELENRRVRRHLASCPPCRRKLSALLAVELELADLELLEAPAGLSDRVMAALREEGLGNAEAEASRGSGPPGNAPTAKPAKPYWRRELVHGAIAMAATLMFVSSGLVGRLAALDSDRLEAGVRQGTMVWLQTVQTFSQQLLS; the protein is encoded by the coding sequence ATGAACATCATGCATCCAAACGAACAAGATCTGCAACGTTACCTGAATAATCATATGACCGAGCTGGAGAACCGGCGCGTCCGGCGCCACCTGGCGAGCTGCCCTCCATGCCGAAGGAAGCTCTCCGCCCTGCTTGCCGTCGAACTCGAGCTCGCAGACCTGGAGCTGCTTGAGGCACCGGCCGGCCTGAGCGACCGTGTGATGGCCGCTCTCCGGGAGGAAGGGCTTGGCAATGCGGAAGCCGAAGCTTCCCGCGGCAGCGGCCCACCGGGAAACGCCCCGACCGCTAAACCGGCTAAGCCGTACTGGAGGAGAGAACTTGTGCACGGGGCCATCGCAATGGCCGCAACGCTGATGTTCGTGTCCTCGGGTCTTGTCGGCCGCCTGGCTGCACTGGACTCCGACCGGCTGGAGGCGGGAGTCCGGCAGGGCACCATGGTTTGGCTTCAGACCGTCCAAACGTTTTCGCAGCAATTGCTGTCTTAA